The Eubacteriales bacterium genome window below encodes:
- a CDS encoding amino acid permease, with amino-acid sequence MDKKNEGLSAWQLTTLAVGTVIGGSFFLGSAVAINAAGPSIVLSYIIGGALVYFILFALSEMTVANPAVGSFRSFASEAFGKGTGFVVGWVYWTGMVLAMSSEATAVSILIRAWIPNASIPLLGGIIIIAITLINLIGADRLCKLESGLAAIKVLAIASFIILAVLIIIGIIGGTPIGLGEINNEPLLPGGIGSLAGSMLIVIFAYAGFEIIGLAASESANPKVTVPKAINYTVLCLVGFYVLSAAVLLPLIPTSQLNESVSPMVAALNRWGIGWAGTAINIVLITAILSTMLAAMFGLGRMMRSLVDEGLAPNFLKDKKDVPYKGILFSGLAMLVGLGIGILMPRVYLFLISSGGFAALFTYMIIMATHMKFRKKNGCPPDGKCQLIGYPYTSIIVLICLILIIISMPFIEGQGIGLIAGLIIVALYTAIYLSMKFRNVSKGRRAVYETFDRKKYKVKLSTEFSREIGVYTNKKRRNTRKKFHRF; translated from the coding sequence ATGGATAAAAAAAATGAGGGGCTTTCAGCCTGGCAGTTAACAACTTTAGCAGTAGGGACAGTTATAGGAGGCTCATTTTTCTTAGGGTCGGCTGTGGCTATAAATGCCGCAGGGCCTTCTATAGTGCTTTCATATATAATCGGCGGGGCGCTTGTTTATTTCATTCTCTTTGCACTTTCTGAGATGACTGTCGCCAACCCGGCTGTAGGTTCATTCAGGAGCTTTGCCTCTGAGGCTTTCGGCAAAGGCACGGGGTTCGTAGTCGGCTGGGTGTATTGGACGGGGATGGTCCTTGCAATGTCAAGCGAGGCAACGGCAGTATCCATTTTGATAAGGGCGTGGATACCAAATGCCTCTATACCTTTGCTTGGAGGCATTATAATAATCGCGATTACTCTTATTAATTTAATAGGGGCAGACAGGCTGTGCAAACTTGAAAGCGGCCTTGCCGCTATAAAAGTTTTGGCGATAGCTTCTTTTATAATATTAGCTGTTTTAATAATAATCGGCATAATAGGCGGCACACCAATAGGCCTTGGAGAAATAAATAACGAGCCGCTTTTACCGGGCGGTATCGGCAGCCTTGCCGGAAGCATGTTAATAGTTATATTTGCCTATGCGGGCTTTGAAATAATAGGGCTTGCAGCTTCTGAATCCGCAAACCCAAAGGTGACAGTGCCAAAGGCAATAAATTATACGGTTTTATGCCTGGTGGGATTTTATGTTTTGTCTGCCGCGGTGCTTTTGCCATTGATACCTACATCACAGCTAAACGAAAGCGTAAGCCCTATGGTCGCCGCACTTAACAGGTGGGGCATAGGCTGGGCCGGTACTGCAATAAACATAGTCTTGATAACAGCTATACTTTCAACCATGCTGGCAGCCATGTTCGGTTTAGGGCGGATGATGCGGTCTTTGGTAGACGAAGGCCTTGCACCCAATTTTTTGAAAGACAAAAAGGACGTGCCATATAAAGGTATACTTTTTTCCGGCCTTGCTATGCTAGTTGGACTTGGTATAGGAATATTAATGCCAAGGGTCTATTTGTTTTTGATAAGCTCGGGCGGGTTCGCGGCACTCTTTACATATATGATTATAATGGCCACTCATATGAAATTCCGTAAAAAGAATGGGTGCCCACCAGATGGAAAGTGCCAGTTAATAGGTTATCCTTATACCTCCATTATAGTTTTGATATGCCTTATTTTAATAATCATTTCCATGCCGTTTATTGAAGGGCAGGGCATAGGGCTTATTGCCGGCTTGATAATAGTTGCTTTATATACAGCTATTTATTTAAGTATGAAATTTAGGAATGTATCTAAAGGCAGAAGGGCCGTTTACGAGACATTTGATAGGAAAAAATACAAGGTCAAACTTTCAACAGAGTTTTCAAGGGAAATAGGAGTTTACACAAATAAAAAAAGAAGAAATACCCGTAAAAAGTTTCATAGATTTTAG
- a CDS encoding HAD family hydrolase, translating to MHCADKTKPYEGILELISKLKKEGLKTAVISNKADYAVQILLEQYFNGLFDVSVGERSGVRKKPAPDTVNEVLKTLNCSPDEAIYVGDSEVDIETAKNAGIECIIVGWGFRDKDFLIAHGAKTVVSDPAELHRMLSK from the coding sequence GTGCACTGTGCAGATAAAACCAAGCCTTATGAGGGGATTTTAGAGCTAATCTCAAAACTCAAAAAAGAAGGATTAAAGACTGCAGTAATTTCAAATAAAGCTGATTATGCCGTGCAGATTCTTTTAGAACAGTATTTTAACGGCTTGTTCGATGTTTCTGTTGGGGAAAGAAGCGGCGTACGCAAAAAGCCTGCTCCGGACACGGTCAACGAGGTGCTTAAAACTTTAAACTGCAGCCCGGATGAGGCCATATATGTGGGCGACTCAGAAGTGGATATTGAAACGGCGAAAAACGCCGGGATTGAATGTATAATTGTTGGATGGGGATTCCGTGACAAGGATTTTTTAATTGCACACGGCGCAAAAACTGTCGTATCAGATCCGGCGGAACTGCATCGTATGCTATCAAAATGA
- a CDS encoding HAD hydrolase-like protein, which translates to MIKHKAVIFDMDGTILNTIEDLADALNFALKTNKFPKRSLLEVKSFVGNSIRTLIKRSVPDEINDDEVKAIKRRFY; encoded by the coding sequence ATGATAAAACATAAAGCTGTAATATTTGACATGGACGGTACGATCTTAAACACGATTGAAGATTTAGCAGATGCACTTAATTTTGCGCTTAAAACAAATAAATTTCCTAAGCGCTCGCTTTTAGAGGTTAAAAGCTTTGTCGGCAATAGCATCCGCACTTTAATAAAGCGCAGTGTTCCGGATGAAATTAACGATGATGAGGTAAAAGCAATTAAACGCCGATTTTACTGA
- a CDS encoding lytic transglycosylase domain-containing protein — MYYNKKNKNKTKRNLKIAIIVLLVLAVLAAAAYFGYPQLQKYLYPLKYEEEILNETANFDLSSALIAAMIYTESGFDEDSESAAGAVGLMQIMPDSGEWIAGKLGIEFKDSMLKDPDTNIKLGCWYVSYLLDRFSDTETMLAAYNAGPNKVADWLSDVSYSSDGKTLNSIPYGETEKYVEKVQGAYDVYKKIYDLS, encoded by the coding sequence ATGTACTATAACAAGAAAAACAAAAATAAAACCAAAAGAAATTTAAAAATAGCGATAATAGTCCTTTTGGTTTTGGCTGTTCTTGCTGCTGCGGCTTATTTTGGATATCCGCAGCTACAAAAGTATTTATATCCATTGAAATATGAAGAAGAGATATTAAATGAAACAGCTAACTTCGATTTATCGAGCGCACTAATTGCCGCTATGATATATACCGAAAGTGGCTTTGATGAAGATTCGGAGTCTGCCGCAGGTGCAGTTGGCCTTATGCAGATAATGCCGGACAGCGGAGAGTGGATAGCCGGTAAATTAGGTATAGAATTTAAAGACAGTATGTTAAAGGACCCGGACACAAATATAAAACTCGGCTGCTGGTATGTAAGCTATTTACTAGACCGTTTTTCAGACACGGAGACCATGCTTGCGGCATATAATGCAGGGCCTAATAAAGTTGCAGACTGGCTTAGTGATGTAAGTTATTCATCAGATGGGAAGACGCTAAATAGCATACCTTACGGTGAGACTGAAAAATACGTTGAGAAGGTACAGGGAGCTTACGATGTTTACAAGAAGATATACGACCTTAGCTAG
- the coaE gene encoding dephospho-CoA kinase (Dephospho-CoA kinase (CoaE) performs the final step in coenzyme A biosynthesis.), whose translation MVKIGITGGVAAGKSTVSAYLRKKGFLVICADEVSRELTKKGGDAIAKIQKEFGKSYFDEEGNLIRKKLSDLIFSSEEARIRLNSIMHPLILRDIEKQLSKTSENVVFIDMPLLYEIGLDKAVDKVWLVSGDMDIRKERLIKRDKITKEKALNIIKSQLSEEAKKSRADVIIDNSGDIKNTYLRLDGLIRDLNI comes from the coding sequence ATGGTGAAAATTGGCATAACCGGAGGGGTCGCAGCAGGAAAATCTACCGTGAGTGCTTATCTTAGAAAAAAAGGTTTTTTAGTCATATGTGCTGATGAGGTATCAAGAGAGCTGACTAAAAAAGGCGGAGACGCTATAGCAAAAATACAAAAAGAGTTTGGCAAAAGTTATTTTGACGAAGAAGGGAATCTTATAAGAAAAAAGCTCTCAGACCTGATTTTTTCTTCTGAAGAGGCGAGAATTCGCTTAAATTCTATAATGCATCCTTTAATACTTAGAGATATTGAAAAACAGCTTAGTAAAACAAGTGAAAATGTAGTCTTTATCGACATGCCGCTTTTATATGAAATAGGCCTTGATAAAGCTGTAGATAAAGTTTGGCTTGTATCAGGGGATATGGATATAAGAAAGGAACGCTTAATAAAGCGAGATAAGATAACTAAAGAGAAGGCTCTTAATATAATAAAGTCCCAGCTTAGCGAAGAAGCAAAAAAAAGCCGGGCTGATGTCATAATAGATAATTCCGGAGATATAAAAAACACATATCTTAGACTAGATGGACTTATAAGGGATCTTAATATTTAA
- the polA gene encoding DNA polymerase I gives MKKLLVVDGFSLMFRAFYAIPMLSKNGEFTNAVFGFFSMLYPAIKDIEPDYLAVAMDSPGKTFRHEDYAEYKAKRKETPKELLSQFPLLTKTLSKLNIPILAKEGFEADDFIGAASVSAKDTGVFTYIITGDKDLLQLINKDVNVLLTRKGISDIVKMDEGTLFDTYSLTPPQVIDFKALSGDPSDNIPGVLGIGEKTATKLILDYGNIDNIYAHIDEIKGKLKEKLLNGKESAYLSQKLATIDTCCEKVDLKSLKFNGLNEEVWRPVFELLGFKSLLKRMFSEKLIEAKKTLIEDEAVLNRLIDSIDASEDLAFLYNSDEISFAVSKEEDFVFPIKGILKSLDLNTILKKVFGASKGKYKVTHDFKTAQHMIEPHIGSRITIDFDTMIAKYVLDPNSKDYSAKKLCESFNASMCAASLLGIAKKQLEELNSEELNKVYFDIEMPLINVLYDMETIGFSVNKDLLLSMADDYEKRISSLEQGIYEDAGEEFNINSPKQLGEVLFVKMGMPAYKKVKSGFSTDASVLEGLFGMHPIIEKLLEFRQLSKIKSTYIDGLLSQISEGKIHTTFKQEATVTGRISSTEPNLQNIPIKTMEGKEIRKVFIPSQGCVLVSADYSQIELRLLAHVSNDANMKQAFLDNLDIHAATAAHVFNVPLDEVTEAMRRTAKAVNFGIVYGISDFGLSRNLKISQKQASEYIKEYFSDFSGVKEYMDEIVKQAQKDGFVRTLFGRKRKIDELYSPNYNIREFGKRSALNTPIQGGAADIIKIAMIRVYNALLSKSLKSKLILQVHDELIVDTLEEVDEVKAILKSQMEGAAKLSVPLKGYVSVGSDWYSAK, from the coding sequence ATGAAAAAACTTTTGGTAGTAGACGGGTTCAGCTTAATGTTCAGAGCATTTTATGCGATACCTATGTTAAGTAAAAATGGGGAATTTACAAATGCAGTTTTTGGGTTTTTCTCCATGCTATATCCTGCTATAAAGGACATAGAGCCTGACTATTTGGCTGTTGCAATGGATAGCCCAGGAAAGACATTTAGGCACGAAGACTACGCAGAGTATAAAGCCAAAAGAAAAGAAACGCCAAAAGAACTTTTAAGCCAATTCCCGCTTTTAACTAAAACACTTTCAAAACTAAATATACCTATTTTAGCAAAAGAAGGTTTCGAAGCAGACGATTTTATAGGCGCGGCCAGCGTATCTGCAAAAGACACAGGTGTTTTTACATATATAATAACCGGAGACAAGGATCTGCTCCAGCTTATAAATAAAGACGTGAACGTTCTGCTAACGAGAAAAGGCATAAGCGATATAGTCAAGATGGACGAAGGAACTTTATTTGACACGTATAGCTTGACTCCGCCGCAAGTTATAGATTTTAAAGCCTTAAGCGGAGATCCTTCTGATAATATACCGGGTGTTTTAGGCATAGGGGAAAAGACGGCGACAAAGTTGATTTTAGATTACGGAAATATAGACAATATCTATGCTCATATAGATGAGATAAAAGGCAAACTCAAAGAAAAGCTGCTAAACGGAAAAGAATCTGCCTATTTAAGCCAAAAACTGGCGACAATAGATACCTGTTGTGAAAAAGTAGATTTAAAGTCGCTTAAATTTAATGGGTTAAACGAGGAAGTATGGCGGCCGGTATTTGAGCTGCTTGGGTTTAAATCCTTGCTAAAGCGCATGTTCAGCGAGAAACTGATAGAAGCAAAGAAGACTTTAATAGAAGATGAAGCGGTTTTAAATCGCCTTATAGATAGCATAGATGCCTCAGAGGATCTGGCATTTTTATATAACAGCGATGAGATCTCATTTGCAGTTTCAAAAGAGGAAGATTTCGTATTTCCAATAAAAGGCATTCTAAAAAGTCTTGATTTAAATACGATATTGAAAAAAGTATTTGGTGCTTCCAAAGGCAAGTATAAAGTGACCCACGATTTTAAAACGGCTCAGCATATGATTGAACCTCACATAGGCAGTCGGATTACTATAGATTTCGACACGATGATAGCAAAATACGTTTTGGACCCGAATAGTAAGGATTATTCAGCAAAAAAACTTTGCGAATCTTTTAACGCTTCCATGTGCGCTGCATCGCTTCTTGGTATAGCAAAAAAACAGCTTGAGGAATTAAACAGCGAGGAATTGAATAAAGTCTACTTTGATATTGAAATGCCGCTTATAAACGTACTTTACGATATGGAAACCATTGGTTTTAGTGTAAATAAAGACCTGCTTTTAAGCATGGCTGACGATTATGAGAAACGTATATCCAGTTTAGAACAGGGGATATACGAGGATGCCGGAGAAGAGTTTAACATAAATTCACCCAAACAATTAGGCGAAGTGCTCTTCGTTAAAATGGGGATGCCTGCTTATAAGAAAGTAAAAAGCGGATTTTCGACAGACGCGTCTGTATTAGAAGGGCTTTTTGGAATGCATCCGATAATTGAGAAACTGCTTGAATTCAGGCAGCTAAGCAAGATCAAAAGCACATATATAGATGGGCTTTTAAGCCAGATAAGCGAGGGAAAGATACATACTACATTTAAGCAGGAGGCAACAGTTACAGGTAGGATATCTAGTACAGAGCCAAATTTGCAAAACATTCCCATTAAAACGATGGAAGGCAAAGAGATACGCAAAGTTTTTATTCCGTCTCAAGGATGTGTCTTGGTATCGGCGGATTATTCTCAGATAGAACTCAGGCTTTTAGCTCACGTTTCAAACGACGCAAATATGAAGCAGGCATTTTTAGATAATTTAGACATACATGCGGCTACGGCCGCACACGTATTCAATGTACCATTAGACGAAGTAACAGAGGCAATGAGGAGGACTGCAAAAGCAGTCAATTTCGGGATAGTATATGGCATTAGCGATTTTGGCCTTTCAAGAAACTTAAAAATTTCACAAAAGCAGGCAAGCGAATATATAAAGGAATATTTTTCAGATTTCAGCGGTGTAAAAGAGTATATGGATGAAATTGTAAAGCAGGCGCAGAAAGACGGATTTGTAAGGACTTTGTTTGGCCGCAAAAGAAAGATAGATGAGCTTTATTCACCAAACTACAACATACGCGAGTTTGGCAAAAGGTCTGCGCTCAATACGCCGATACAGGGAGGAGCCGCAGATATAATAAAGATAGCTATGATACGTGTTTACAATGCACTTTTAAGCAAGAGCCTAAAATCCAAGCTTATTCTACAGGTCCACGACGAACTTATAGTAGATACATTGGAAGAAGTGGACGAGGTAAAAGCCATATTAAAGTCTCAAATGGAGGGAGCGGCAAAGTTAAGTGTTCCGCTAAAAGGATATGTAAGCGTAGGTAGCGATTGGTACAGTGCAAAATAA
- a CDS encoding sigma-70 family RNA polymerase sigma factor, with protein MPHENAKLIKQAVSGDSEALEEVLSCYEKRVYNIAYRVMGNETDAQDAAQEALTKVYLNIGSFGFRCAFSSWVYKLTVNTCIDLIRKNKYNTYNKSIELDSSFGNEIVDKSAGSNPEDFLHNLELLDNILSELYKLKVNDRIAIVLKDIQGFTYQEISEITGVSVGAVKSRLFRGRERLKKQLKNSL; from the coding sequence ATGCCACATGAGAACGCCAAACTAATAAAACAGGCTGTTTCTGGCGACAGTGAGGCGCTAGAGGAGGTCTTATCCTGTTATGAGAAGAGAGTTTATAACATAGCCTATAGGGTTATGGGAAACGAAACAGATGCACAGGACGCTGCGCAGGAAGCGCTGACTAAGGTTTATTTGAATATAGGCAGTTTCGGGTTTAGATGTGCATTTTCGTCCTGGGTATATAAATTGACGGTAAATACCTGTATAGACTTGATAAGAAAAAACAAGTATAATACGTACAATAAATCTATAGAACTGGATAGCTCCTTTGGCAACGAAATAGTCGACAAATCGGCCGGCTCCAATCCGGAAGATTTTTTACATAATTTAGAACTTTTAGACAACATACTGTCGGAGCTTTATAAACTTAAGGTTAATGACAGGATAGCCATAGTACTAAAAGATATCCAGGGGTTTACCTATCAGGAGATATCTGAAATTACGGGCGTATCTGTTGGTGCGGTTAAATCGCGTTTGTTTCGTGGAAGAGAAAGGCTTAAAAAGCAATTAAAAAACAGCCTCTAA
- a CDS encoding DUF4349 domain-containing protein, whose amino-acid sequence MKKSKILLFLLSIILVLSFAACGNYSEETPNYDTDGITEYGSNTITQDSSASNEDESKSTILENVVNSETNRKIIYSYSLTMRTKEYDSNMSSIKSMINQYGGYIENASETGSKPEDLSDPGRYIYMTIRVPVDKSQEFVDNVSELAEVTANSTAGSDVTQSYMDVETRIENISARIDSLQALLKKATSIEDIITIDKELNDATIELESYTSVKEQYDNLIEYATINISLEEINTSTTALDESDLSFWQKVAAGFNSVVSGLWFFIKNVLIFLLSASPVLIILAGIALAIIIPMKKRKKDKTAKLDEPKSDNKKDN is encoded by the coding sequence ATGAAAAAATCAAAGATTTTACTTTTCTTATTGTCAATTATATTAGTGCTTTCCTTTGCTGCATGCGGAAATTACTCAGAAGAAACTCCGAATTATGACACGGATGGAATAACTGAATATGGCAGCAATACCATAACTCAAGATTCATCTGCCAGTAATGAGGATGAGTCAAAATCCACTATCCTTGAAAACGTTGTTAACAGTGAAACTAATAGAAAAATCATCTATTCCTATTCGCTTACAATGCGTACAAAAGAATACGACAGCAATATGTCTTCTATAAAATCCATGATCAATCAGTATGGCGGATACATAGAAAATGCCTCTGAAACCGGATCTAAACCCGAGGACTTGTCCGACCCTGGGCGTTATATATATATGACTATCAGGGTACCTGTTGATAAGTCACAGGAGTTTGTAGATAATGTATCTGAATTAGCTGAAGTTACTGCAAACAGTACCGCAGGAAGCGACGTGACTCAAAGCTACATGGATGTAGAGACCCGTATTGAAAATATCTCTGCCCGTATAGACAGCTTGCAGGCGCTTCTTAAAAAGGCCACCTCCATCGAAGATATAATAACTATAGATAAAGAATTAAACGATGCAACGATAGAGCTTGAGAGCTACACCTCCGTAAAAGAACAATACGATAACTTGATAGAATATGCCACCATTAATATCTCACTTGAAGAGATAAATACGAGTACAACTGCTTTAGATGAATCTGATTTGAGCTTTTGGCAAAAAGTAGCCGCTGGGTTTAACAGCGTCGTTAGCGGGCTTTGGTTCTTTATTAAAAATGTCTTGATATTCTTACTATCTGCATCCCCAGTGTTAATAATATTGGCAGGTATAGCACTTGCCATAATAATACCTATGAAAAAACGTAAAAAAGATAAAACAGCCAAACTAGACGAACCCAAAAGTGACAATAAGAAAGACAATTAA
- a CDS encoding peptide ABC transporter substrate-binding protein: MRLKNTLRRYRELTMFTRRYTTLARILIIALALAVFLSACGITETDTESDGSGITSTDISGSVYVAIPENVSDNPLKTKNVDMLNFESLIFEGLIYIDNDGSFKSQLAETWSVDADGKTWTFSLRQGIKWHGDNGEFKASDVIFTLDTLANLSTDDSVYAGINDIIESYEAEGDYKVKIVTKSVNNSILYHLNFPIIPKSYYQSGFDSKKYIGTGAYQVSKSDDTGITLEVNESWWKTKPVSIKDIVGYIVGGEEEELNLYEAGVLDIATISKLASSQYKNEGVTNVTSYMTQYYTCLVPNFQNEYLSDVSIRKAIAYSIDRSNIISNVLLGNGVATDLPIPPDSWLYDQKNTIYEYNLQQAETLLNGLGYTERDEETGILKNKVRNSGITLNLLVLESDSEKYLIDLAEIIKEDLLAAGIEVNIEAKSFSSYKSALDNKEFDLAICTFYLDKNPDLSAFMNSDGSLNYSGYSNSAVTSLIENCRKAVLDADFENAYEALGAQFTSDLPHIPLYFRTYSLLSRASIENITGLRELNIFSSIVDWNVIS; the protein is encoded by the coding sequence GTGAGACTGAAAAATACGTTGAGAAGGTACAGGGAGCTTACGATGTTTACAAGAAGATATACGACCTTAGCTAGAATACTTATAATTGCTTTGGCATTGGCGGTATTTTTGTCTGCATGCGGCATAACCGAGACAGACACAGAATCAGACGGTAGCGGGATAACAAGTACAGACATATCGGGCTCTGTTTATGTTGCAATACCAGAAAACGTAAGCGACAATCCTCTTAAAACCAAAAATGTGGACATGCTTAACTTTGAATCTTTGATATTTGAAGGGCTTATATACATAGATAATGACGGGTCTTTTAAGTCCCAACTGGCAGAAACTTGGAGCGTAGATGCAGACGGCAAGACATGGACTTTTTCTTTAAGGCAGGGTATAAAATGGCATGGGGACAATGGTGAGTTTAAGGCAAGTGATGTTATATTTACTTTGGATACTCTTGCTAATTTAAGCACTGATGATTCTGTCTATGCAGGTATAAACGACATTATAGAATCGTATGAGGCGGAAGGAGATTATAAGGTTAAGATAGTTACAAAATCCGTTAATAACAGCATCTTATACCATTTAAACTTCCCAATAATACCAAAGAGTTATTATCAAAGCGGCTTTGACAGCAAAAAATATATCGGTACAGGAGCTTACCAGGTGAGTAAATCAGACGATACCGGTATAACCCTTGAAGTTAATGAGTCCTGGTGGAAGACAAAACCAGTGAGTATTAAGGACATAGTTGGTTACATAGTAGGTGGCGAAGAAGAGGAACTTAACCTCTATGAGGCGGGCGTACTAGATATAGCTACGATATCTAAGCTTGCATCCAGCCAGTATAAGAACGAAGGCGTCACAAATGTAACTTCGTATATGACACAGTACTATACGTGTTTAGTACCAAATTTTCAAAATGAGTATTTATCTGATGTATCTATCAGAAAAGCAATAGCATACTCGATAGACAGGAGCAACATAATCTCAAATGTGCTGCTTGGCAACGGCGTAGCAACGGACTTGCCTATCCCGCCTGATAGTTGGCTTTATGACCAAAAGAATACGATATACGAATATAACCTTCAACAAGCTGAGACCCTTTTAAATGGGCTTGGATATACTGAACGCGATGAAGAGACGGGAATCTTAAAAAATAAGGTTAGAAATTCCGGTATTACTCTTAACCTGTTGGTGCTTGAGTCAGACAGTGAAAAGTACTTAATAGATTTGGCTGAAATCATAAAAGAAGACCTGCTAGCTGCAGGTATAGAAGTCAACATTGAGGCTAAATCTTTTAGCTCATATAAATCTGCTTTAGATAACAAGGAGTTTGATTTAGCGATCTGCACTTTTTATTTAGACAAGAACCCAGACCTGTCGGCATTTATGAATTCCGACGGTAGCTTAAACTATTCCGGGTATTCAAACAGTGCAGTAACCTCTCTTATAGAAAACTGCAGGAAGGCAGTTTTAGATGCAGACTTTGAAAATGCATACGAGGCGCTTGGGGCGCAGTTTACCAGCGATCTGCCTCATATACCGCTTTACTTTAGGACGTATTCCCTTTTGTCTCGTGCGTCTATAGAAAACATAACCGGGCTTAGGGAGTTAAATATTTTTTCCTCGATAGTTGACTGGAATGTGATTTCTTAA
- a CDS encoding MBL fold metallo-hydrolase, whose translation MPLEFIPLFSGSSGNSIYIGNGRTSILIDAGVSAQNIKKALAAVGKDIRSLNAILVTHEHTDHIRSVGTLSRNYDLPVYANEGTYIAMQNKIGDIRTKNTCIIEESNLYINDLEVECFSVPHDAKDPVGYKVTYKGVSVACVTDLGKLSDDITKRVSRCQMVLLEANHDIEMLMSGRYPERLKKRILGRKGHLSNEDAGRAAVEFAKRDVRGIILGHLSIHNNKSEIAYEEVFSALNGAGVKEKDMILEVAARSGSKRVFVIEP comes from the coding sequence ATGCCACTTGAATTTATACCGCTTTTCAGCGGTTCGTCCGGCAATTCGATTTATATCGGTAACGGGCGGACTTCGATTTTAATAGATGCAGGTGTGTCTGCACAAAATATAAAAAAAGCGCTTGCAGCCGTCGGTAAAGATATTAGGAGCTTAAACGCGATACTTGTTACTCATGAACATACAGACCACATACGTTCAGTAGGCACGCTTTCGCGCAATTATGATTTGCCGGTTTACGCTAACGAAGGCACTTATATAGCTATGCAAAATAAGATAGGGGATATAAGGACGAAAAACACCTGTATAATAGAGGAAAGCAATCTATATATAAACGATTTAGAAGTAGAGTGCTTCAGTGTCCCTCACGACGCAAAGGACCCGGTAGGGTATAAAGTAACATATAAAGGTGTATCTGTCGCCTGCGTAACGGATTTAGGAAAGCTGAGCGATGATATAACAAAAAGGGTCTCGCGCTGCCAGATGGTATTGCTTGAGGCAAATCACGATATAGAAATGCTCATGTCCGGCAGGTATCCGGAGCGTTTAAAAAAACGTATATTGGGAAGAAAAGGCCACCTCTCAAATGAGGATGCAGGAAGAGCTGCCGTTGAATTTGCCAAAAGGGATGTAAGGGGCATAATCCTGGGGCACTTGAGCATCCATAACAATAAAAGTGAAATAGCATACGAAGAGGTTTTTTCTGCACTCAATGGTGCAGGGGTAAAAGAAAAAGATATGATACTCGAAGTCGCAGCGAGAAGCGGCTCTAAAAGAGTTTTTGTAATTGAACCATGA